The DNA sequence GACGGAGGGGGCGCAGCGCGGCAACCTCTTCGTGGGCGGGCTGGCCGGCGCCATCGCCGACTCGCTCTACCTGGGCGCGCAGCTGCGCTACTACGACCTCTCCACCACCACCTCCCCACCCTCGGGGCCTGCCACCAGCGTGCGGACGCAGGCCGTCACCGCCGACGTCGGCCTCTTCTGGGCGGTCAGCGACCTCATCTCGGTGGGCGCCGCCGGCTTCAACCTGCTGCCCATCGGCCACCCGCAGGTGGCGCCGCGCGCCGTGGCGGCCGGCCTGGCCCTCGGCAGCGACACCTCCGTGAAGCTCACCCTCGACTGGCGCGCCGACCTCGACCGGGTGCGCCACCCGGTGACCGGCAAGGCCGTCACCACCAACCGCTACGGGGCCGGCCTGGAGGTGCTGCTCGGCGCGCTGGTGCCGCTGCGCGCCGGCTACCTGGTGGACGACACGCTCGACACCACCTGGTGGTGCGCCGGCGCCGGGCTGGTGACGCGGGGCGGGGTGGGGCTGGACTTCGGCTACCGGCAGTCGCTCGACGCCGCCAACGCGCGGGTGCTGGGCCTGACGCTCAAGCTCCAGTTCCTGGAGCCCTGACCGCCGCCTCCCAGGGCCCGCTCAGGGCGTGGGCGCGCCGGCGGGCTCGGAGAAGACGTCCGGCGGCGCGGGCTGGCCCGGGTTGACCTGCGCCCAGACCGTGAGCAGCCGCGCCACGGCCCGCCGGCCCGCCTCGCCGAGCCCCAGCGAGTAGCCGTTGACGTAGAGGTCCACGTGCTGCCGCATGACCGCCTCGTCCAGCTCCTGGGCGTGGCCCCGCACGTAGGCGGAGAGGCCGGAGCCCCGGGCCCGGGCGTGCTCCAGGCTGCGGCGCACCGCCGCGTCCACCCGCCGGCGCACCGTGAGGTCGAGGGTGCGCCGCGCCACGATGCCGCCCAGCGGGATGGGGGCGCCGGTGACGCGCTGCCAGTGCTCCCCCAGGTCCAGCACCCTGGCCAGGCCGCGCGCCGCGTAGGTGAAGCGCCCCTCGTGGATGAGGACGCCGGCGTCCACCTCGCCGGAGAGGACCGCCGCCTCGATGGAGGAGAAGACCTGGAAGACCTTGTGGGCCGCCGCCGGGTAGGCCAGGGAGAAGAGCAGGTGGGCGGTGGTGTCCCGCCCCGGGATGGCCACGCGGGCGGTGGCCGGATCGAAGGCGGCGGCGCCAGGGCGCGCCACCAGGAGCGGCCCCACCCCCTCGCCGAGCGCGCCGCCCGCCTCCAGCAGCGCGTAGCGGTGGGCCACCCTGGGCAGGACCCCGTAGGAGAGCTTGGTGACGTCGAGCCGCCCCTCGAGCGCCCACTCGTTGAGCGTCTGCACGTCCTCGTGGACCACCTCGAGCTCGAGCCCCTCGGCTGCCACCGGCCCGTTCACCAGGGCGTCGAAGATGAAGGTGTCGTTGGGGCAGGGCGAGATGCCGAGGGTGAGCTTCATGGCGGACGTCCTCGAGGGGCCGGCAGCATACCGCGCGGCGCCGCGCCTCAGCGGCCCGGCGTCCCGGTCCCGCCGGTGGGCAGCACCACCGGCGCGCCGGTGGCGCCGTTCTGCCCGCGCCACACCGGCACGCCCCAGACCTGCCGGACCCGCTCGGCCGTCAGCACCTCGGCCGGCGGCCCCTCGGCCACCACCTTCCCGGCGCCCATCACCACCAGCCGGTCGCAGGCGGCGGCGGCCTGGTTGAGGTCGTGCAGCACCGCCACCACGCACAGGCCGCCGCGGGCCGCCACCCGGGCCATCTGCATGGCGGCCACCTGGTGGGCCAGGTCCAGGAAGGCGGTCGGCTCGTCGAGCAGCAGCACCCGCGGCTCCTGCGCCAGCGCCCGGGCGAAGAAGACCCGCCGCCGCTCGCCGCCGGAGAGCGCGTCGACCCGCCGACCGGCCAGGTGACCCAGGTCGCAGGCGGCCAGCGCCCCCTCCACCGCGCCGGTGTCGTACCGGCCCGGGATGGCCAGCAGCCCCTGGTGCGCCGCCCGCCCCATCATCACCGCCTCGCGGACGGTGAACGGCCAGTCGAGGCGCGGCTCCTGCGGGACCAGGGCGCAGACCTGCGCCACCAGGCGGCGCGGCGCGGCGTGCGGGTCGAGGCCGGCCAGCCGCACCGTGCCGGCCGAGGGGGCCAGCAGGCCCGCCACCAGCCGGATCAGGGTCGACTTGCCGGCGCCGTTGGGGCCGAGCAGGCCGACGAACTCGCCCTCGCGGGCGGTGAAGGTGACGCCGTCGACGGCCGGGCGCGCGCCGTAGGCGAAGTGGGCGTCCGCCACCGCCACGATGGGGTCGGGCCAGGGCGGGCCGGGCAGGTGGACCGGGCTCACGGCAGCGCCTCGGCCTCGCGGCGGGTGGAGCGGCGCAGCAGCCACAGGAAGAAGGGCCCGCCCACGAAGGCGGTGACGGCGCCCACCGGCGGCTCGGTGCCGAGCGGCAGGAAGGCCAGGCGGGCCAGGGCGTCGGCCAGCGTGAGGAAGGCGGCGCCGAAGAGGGCCGAGGCGGGCAGGAGGAGGCGGTGGTCCGGGCCCACCACCCGCCGCACCAGGTGCGGCACGATCAGCCCCACGAAGCCCACCAGGCCGGCCAGCGCCACCGCCGCGCCGGTGGCGGCCGAGGCGGCGAAGAAGACCTGGGTCCGCACCCGGCGCACGTCCACCCCCAGCGTGGCCGCCTCCTCGTCGCCCAGGGTGAGCAGGTTGAGGCGCGCCGAGAGCAGCCCGAGGGTCCCCACCGAGGCCAGGATGACCAGCGCGCCGACCAGCAGCGTGCCGGGCGGCTCGTAGCCGATGGCGCCCATCAGCCAGTAGAGCAGCCGGGCGGCCTGCTCCGGCGGGACCAGCATCTTGAGCAGCGTGATGACGCCGGCCACGAAGGCGTTGAAGACGATGCCCACCAGCAGCGCCGCCTCCGGCACCAGCCGCCCGCCGATGCGCCCCAGGCCGAAGACCAGCAGGGTGGAGAGGATGGCCCCCAGCACCGCGCCCAGCACCACCGGCGGCGCCGAGCCGAGCAGGGCGCCGGCCGGCCCGGCCACGCCGGCCAGCCCCACCGACGCCAGCAGCACCAGCGCCCCGCCCAGCGCCGCGCCGCCGGAGACGCCCAGCACGAAGGGCTCGGCCAGCGGGTTGCGCAGCAGCGCCTGCAGCGCGGTGCCGGCCGCCGCCAGGGCGAAGCCCACCAGCGCCGCCAGCAGGGCGCGCGGCAGGCGCAGGCCGAGCACGATGGCGCGGTGGGGCTCCACCCCGGCCAGGGCGTCGGCCAGCGACACCGGCTGCGGGCCGAGCAGGCACGAGAGGGCCACCGCGCCGGCGATGGCCGAGAGGCCCAGGCCCAGCGCCAGCAGCAGCCGGCCGCGGCCGAGGCCGGTCACCTCCCGGCCTCCGGGTGCAGCGCCAGGAAGAGCTCGTCGAGCGCCGCGATCATCTTCGGGCCGGCGCGCAGCAGGGCGTCGCTGGAGAGCCGCACCACCCGACCGGCCCGGACCGCCGGCACCGCGGCCAGGCGCGCCAGCCCCTCGGGGGGCTCGTCGAGCGCGGCGTCGATCACCAGGTCCGGGTTCACGCCCACCGCCAGCTCCACCGGGTAGACCGGCCAGGGGCGGACCCCGCCCACCGCGTTGTCGCAGCCGGCCAGCCGCAGCAGCTCGTCCGGGAAGCTGCCGGGGCCGGCCACCACCAGGGGATCGCGCCCCACCACGAAGAGCACCCGCTTGCGCGGAAGCCCGGCGGCGCGGCCGCGCAGCCGCTCGACCGCGGCGTCCAGCCGGTCCGCCAGCGCCGCGCCGCCGGCCGGGTCGCCGATGGCCTCGCCGGTCAGCCGGGCCGCCGCCGAGACGTCGGCCACGGTGATGATGGGGATGGCCAGGATGGGGAAGGCCCCGTCGGCCAGCTCGGCCAGCCGGCGCACGGCGGCCAGGGCGCCGCCGTCGGTGACCCACAGCACCAGGTCCGGCTGCAGGCCCAGGATGATCTCCGGGTTGGGGTCCAGGAAGCCGCCCACCCGTGGCAGCCCCGCCACCTCGGGGGCGCGGTCCACGCGGGTCACGCCCACCACCCGGCCGGTGGCGCCGAGCGCCACCAGCACGTCGGTGAGGCTGGGGGCCAGGGTGATGATGCGGCGGGCCGGGCGGCGCGGCGGCGCCCCGATCCAGATGGCGCCGCCCTGCGAGGCCCCGCGGCCGGAGGAGGACAGGGCGGCGGGGGTCGAGGTTGGGGTCGGGGTCGGGGTCGGGGTCGCGGTCGCGGTCGCGGGGGCGCCCCTCACCCCGGCCCTCTCCCCGGAGGGGAGAGGGAGAGCGGAACCCGGGGTCGAGGTCGTGGTCGAGGTCGGGGTCGGGGTCGAGGTCGGGGTCGAGGTCGAGGTCGCGGTCACGGTCGCGGCGCTCCCCGCGGCGGCGGCGGCCAGGAGCAGGGCAGCGGCGCAGGCCCGGGCGGCGATCACGGGGCGCAGACGAGGTCCGAGACGTAGGCGAAGGGGAACTGGCCGCCCGAGAGCGGGCAGACCTCGACCGGGGGCTCGAAGGCGCCGGTCCCGACGTCGAACCGCCGCACCGCTCCGGTGGCCATGTCGGGAACGTAGCCCACGCCGCCGCAGATGACGACGCCATTGGGCACGACCGGCGACGGATCGAGCGCCGGCTCCAGGGCGGGGGCCCCGGCCAGCGACACCGGCTGCAGGCGCGGGGGCCAGGCCGCAGCGAAGGAGAGCGAGCCGCAGGCCACGAAGAGCCGCTCGCCCGCCACGGCCAGGCCGCCCGGGTTGCCGCAGGAGGCCCCCAGGTCGAGCACGCTGACCGCGTCGCCGGCGGCGGTGTCGATGACGGCCAGCCGGCCGCTGCCGGCCGGCTCGAACCAGCCGTCGAAGCCGCCGCCGAAGTCGGCGAACTTGAGGTTGCCGAGCGTGACGTAGACCGTGCTCCCGACCGCCAGCGCCCGCGACGGGAACGGCGCGCCGGGGGCGTCGGCGGCGCCCGGCACGGCCTTGAGATCGATGGTGCGGGCCAGCGCGCCGCAGGGCAGCCGGCAGGCGCCGTCGACGCAGTGACGGCCGCTGGCGCAGCCGCCGCCGGCGCCGCAGGCCGGCGGCGCCGTCTCGGCCAGGCAGGCCGGCAGGCCGGCCAGGTCCACCACCGCCACCGCCTGCCCGGAGAGGTCGTTGCTGCCGCCCAGGGCCACGTAGGCGGAGGAGCCCACGAAGGCCAGGCCGCGCGGGTTGGGGCCGGTCTGGGTGTCGCCCACCGGGATCTCGTCGAGCACCGCGCCGCCGGGGGAGAGGACCACCAGCGTGCCGACGCCCGAGTTGGCCACGAAGACCGCCCCCTGGTGGACGGCGACGCCCTGCAGGTCGCTCCCGGCCAGCGGCACGCGGTGGACCGGGGCGGTGACGCGCAGGTCGGCCGACAGGTAGTCCACCGTGGCGGCCGGGTACCCGGAGGCCGAGACGACCACCCCGCCGAGCGTGGCCAGGGCGGTGGGGCCCGGGCTGACGCCCCGGCTCGGGCCGGCCGGGCCCAGGGTGGCGGTGCGCGGGATCACCTCGTCGGTGGCGCCGCAGGCCACCTGCACGCCGGCCGCGTCCGGCGCGCCGGCCAGGCAGGCCCCGGCGCTGCAGAACTGGCCGGTGGCGCAGGGGGCGCCGCAGGCGCCGCAGTGGGCCGCGTCGGTCTCGAGCGCGGTGCAGGCGCCGCCGCAGTCCACCCGTCCAGCCGGGCAGGTGAGCTCCGAGCTGCAGGCGGCCAGGCCGAGCGACAGGAGGAGTGCGGCGGCCAGCGGGCGGTGGGTCATGGGGCTCCTTCGGGTGCGGTGCCCTGGGCGCGGAGGGTGACCATCACCAGCCGGCCAGGGAGGGGGTTGCCGAGCCCGTCCTGCAGGGCGCGGTCGTCGGCGAGGTTCTCGATCTCGAGGTGGAGGCGGACCGCGGGGCTGCGCGCCAGGCGGACGGAGCCGCCGGCGCTCACCACGGTGGCGGCCGGGATGACCCTGGTGTTGCCCGGGTCCTTGAACTGGCGCCCCACGTGGTGCAGCTCGACGTGCAGGTCGAGCGGCCCGGGGGCGATGGCGGCGCGGGCGTAGAGCCGGTGGCGCGCCCGGAGCGTCAGCCACTTGCCCAGCGCCTCCTCGCCGGCGCGCAGGTTCTCGGTGACCAGCAGGGTGTAGCTGGCCGAGCCGGTCAGGCCGAGCAGCGCCGGCGCCGGGGTGGTGGCCACCTCGGCCTCCAGGCCAGAGACCGCCGCCTTCCCGGCGTTGAAGGGCTTGAACTGCTCGAAGGAGGCGCGCTGGTAGAGGATGAGGTCCTGGTAGAGCTGGACGAAGCCGCCCAGGCTCAGCAGCCCGGGCGCCCCGTCGAAGACCAGCGCCGCGTCTCCGGCCAGGCCGCGCTCCGCACGGAGGTCCGGGTTCGGGCTGGCCAGCCCCTGCGTCAGGTAGAGCTCGGCGAAGCTGGGCGCGCGGAAGGAGCGGCCGGCGCTGGCGCGCAGCCGGAGCGCCGGGGCCAGGGAGAGGCTGGCGCCGAGCTTGGCTGAGAGGCCGGAGAACGGCCCCACCACCTCGGCGCGCAGCGCCGGCGCCAGCCGCAGCCGCCCGCCCGCCAGCGCGAGGTCGTCGGAGAGCGAGGCCGCGGCCGAGGCGCGGCGCCGGTCCCCGCCCGGCCCCTCCGAGGCCAGGGCCTCGGCGCCGGCCGAGAGCGCCAGGCGGGCCTGGCCGCCGGGGTGCGCCAGCGTCAGCTCGCCCTCGGCGCCGCCGCCGGCGCCGCGCTGGGTGAAGGCGGTGGGCGCGCCCTGCAGCCTGGCGGTGAGCTGGTCGAGCCGCCCGTGGAGCCGGAGCGCGCTCGCCAGGCCGGGGCGGAGCGCCAGGCCGCCCAGGCGGGCCGACACCAGCGCCCGGCCGTCCTCCTGCCAGTCGCGCGGCGTGAGCAGGTACGGGCTGCCGGCCAGCTCGCGGCGCCCGGCCGAGAGCTGGGCCAGGAGGTCGAGGCGCCCGGCCCCGGCCGGCCGCGAGGCCTTGAGCAGCAGGCCGCCTCGCCAGGCCCCGTTGTTCTCGCGGCGGCGCGCCAGGAGCGGATCGCCGGAGATCTCGGGCCGCTCGTCGAAGCGGTAGGGGAAGTCGCCCTGCGTCCCGTCGAACGAGCCCGCGGCCAGCAGGGTCCAGGCGCCGGCCGCCACCCCGCCGTCGCCGGCCGCGGAGAGGGTCCCGAAGGAGCCAGCGCCCGCCTCGGCCGACCAGTCGCCGCCGCGGGGCCGCCGGGTCACCACGTTCACCACGCCGGCCAGCGCGCCGGCGCCGAAGTGGGCCCCCTCGGCGCCCCGCACCACCTCCAGCCGATCGACCCAGTGGCGCGGGATGGCGGAGAGGTCGGAGCCGGCCCCGCTGCCGCCGTCGAGCGGCAGGCCGTCGAGCAGCAC is a window from the Anaeromyxobacter sp. genome containing:
- a CDS encoding 1,4-dihydroxy-6-naphthoate synthase; this encodes MKLTLGISPCPNDTFIFDALVNGPVAAEGLELEVVHEDVQTLNEWALEGRLDVTKLSYGVLPRVAHRYALLEAGGALGEGVGPLLVARPGAAAFDPATARVAIPGRDTTAHLLFSLAYPAAAHKVFQVFSSIEAAVLSGEVDAGVLIHEGRFTYAARGLARVLDLGEHWQRVTGAPIPLGGIVARRTLDLTVRRRVDAAVRRSLEHARARGSGLSAYVRGHAQELDEAVMRQHVDLYVNGYSLGLGEAGRRAVARLLTVWAQVNPGQPAPPDVFSEPAGAPTP
- a CDS encoding ABC transporter ATP-binding protein, encoding MPGPPWPDPIVAVADAHFAYGARPAVDGVTFTAREGEFVGLLGPNGAGKSTLIRLVAGLLAPSAGTVRLAGLDPHAAPRRLVAQVCALVPQEPRLDWPFTVREAVMMGRAAHQGLLAIPGRYDTGAVEGALAACDLGHLAGRRVDALSGGERRRVFFARALAQEPRVLLLDEPTAFLDLAHQVAAMQMARVAARGGLCVVAVLHDLNQAAAACDRLVVMGAGKVVAEGPPAEVLTAERVRQVWGVPVWRGQNGATGAPVVLPTGGTGTPGR
- a CDS encoding iron ABC transporter permease; this encodes MTGLGRGRLLLALGLGLSAIAGAVALSCLLGPQPVSLADALAGVEPHRAIVLGLRLPRALLAALVGFALAAAGTALQALLRNPLAEPFVLGVSGGAALGGALVLLASVGLAGVAGPAGALLGSAPPVVLGAVLGAILSTLLVFGLGRIGGRLVPEAALLVGIVFNAFVAGVITLLKMLVPPEQAARLLYWLMGAIGYEPPGTLLVGALVILASVGTLGLLSARLNLLTLGDEEAATLGVDVRRVRTQVFFAASAATGAAVALAGLVGFVGLIVPHLVRRVVGPDHRLLLPASALFGAAFLTLADALARLAFLPLGTEPPVGAVTAFVGGPFFLWLLRRSTRREAEALP
- a CDS encoding ABC transporter substrate-binding protein; the protein is MRGAPATATATPTPTPTPTSTPAALSSSGRGASQGGAIWIGAPPRRPARRIITLAPSLTDVLVALGATGRVVGVTRVDRAPEVAGLPRVGGFLDPNPEIILGLQPDLVLWVTDGGALAAVRRLAELADGAFPILAIPIITVADVSAAARLTGEAIGDPAGGAALADRLDAAVERLRGRAAGLPRKRVLFVVGRDPLVVAGPGSFPDELLRLAGCDNAVGGVRPWPVYPVELAVGVNPDLVIDAALDEPPEGLARLAAVPAVRAGRVVRLSSDALLRAGPKMIAALDELFLALHPEAGR
- a CDS encoding TonB-dependent receptor, giving the protein MDELVVRLPRAEAAGDPTASATVVEARRFAGEAKDVAALVATAPGVAVNEYGGLGQLSTVSIRGSMASGVLVLLDGLPLDGGSGAGSDLSAIPRHWVDRLEVVRGAEGAHFGAGALAGVVNVVTRRPRGGDWSAEAGAGSFGTLSAAGDGGVAAGAWTLLAAGSFDGTQGDFPYRFDERPEISGDPLLARRRENNGAWRGGLLLKASRPAGAGRLDLLAQLSAGRRELAGSPYLLTPRDWQEDGRALVSARLGGLALRPGLASALRLHGRLDQLTARLQGAPTAFTQRGAGGGAEGELTLAHPGGQARLALSAGAEALASEGPGGDRRRASAAASLSDDLALAGGRLRLAPALRAEVVGPFSGLSAKLGASLSLAPALRLRASAGRSFRAPSFAELYLTQGLASPNPDLRAERGLAGDAALVFDGAPGLLSLGGFVQLYQDLILYQRASFEQFKPFNAGKAAVSGLEAEVATTPAPALLGLTGSASYTLLVTENLRAGEEALGKWLTLRARHRLYARAAIAPGPLDLHVELHHVGRQFKDPGNTRVIPAATVVSAGGSVRLARSPAVRLHLEIENLADDRALQDGLGNPLPGRLVMVTLRAQGTAPEGAP